Within the Nicotiana tabacum cultivar K326 chromosome 11, ASM71507v2, whole genome shotgun sequence genome, the region GAAGCACTGCCAGGCCCACCTACGCGTTCGCATGCCCCTCACCGCATTCGCGTAGGGCAAAATCACCAGCCCAGGAATCCTTCTTTGCGATCGTGCCCCTTCTCCCGTATTCGCGAAAGACAACACCATTATGAGCAAAACAGCAAACCAACAACAACTTTTCATCCCAAATTTGacccgaaaccaccccgaaacacacccgaggctcccgggaccccgtccaatcacaccaacttgtcccataacataacataaacttgctcgaggcctcaaatcacatcaatatcaaaatcatgaatctcaCCCCAATTCGagtttaatgaactttagaacttcaaacttctacattcgatgccgaaacctatcaaatcacgtccgattggcctcaaattttgcacacaagtcacatttgacattacggacctactccaacttgcggaatcagaattcgacctcgatatcaaaaagtccactcccggtcaaacttctcaaaaatcttcaaaattccaactttcaccaaatgatcccgaaatgacctacggacctccacatccacttccggacgtgctcccaataccagaatcaccatacggaactattcccagactcgaaatcccaaacgaacatcgatagcattgaaatgcactccaaaccaaatttatgaaatccttccaaaatgccaacttccacgataggcgccgaaacattcccgagtcatccaaaaaccgatccggacatacatccaagtccaaaatcatcatacaaacctgttggaaccttcaaatcccgatttcgaggccGTATGCTCAAAAAttacactttagtcaattcctccaacttaaggctcccgaaattagaattttctttctagatcaactccgaactttcctaaattaaatttcgaccacgcgtacaagtcataatacctgaagtgaaactgctcaaggtctcaaaccgctgaatgacgcgctagagctcaaaacgactggtcgggtcgttacagagttgttttttattttatttttttattacacTTGAGAATTAGTAAGATGTGTATTTACTAATTTCAGTTAACTTAAGAAAGCAAAAGATTATCCTCCACTTGTTGGACATAAgatttgaaagtgattaaaataacttaacaagttgaaagttttaaaatatacttagtatatttatattatgcTTCTTTAGGTACTAACTGAATCCCCAATCAACAGGTTATATCTTTTTTTGGTACGCAAAATTACATTTACGTCCATGAAATTTTGACTTGTATGAAGAGCTCTTCCCTTTACACAAATGTTTCTAAGTATTATTTATTGGCCAAAACTATGTTGTAATCTATGTATTATAACAAGCCAATCTTgtccttcttttgtatattttttttatatcttttcTTCCATATTGAGTAAGTGAACAAGTTTTCTTTTTTGCTAATCATTTTATGTATGCATTTAATTATGTCATGCCAGTCAAGTTCTTTAAATAATAATATCCTTAGACAAATAGTATTAGAGAagctgaaaaaaataaaaaaaatatgtaataaataaGAATATTTAAAAGCTTGTATCTCTTGTTTTATTTTGTATTCATTTGACAATTTATGGTGGGATTAGATTTGTGATCAATAAAATAAAGATAGTGATATAAAAGGCATTTATGTCTACTTTATATTAAGTAGTGGAAATTTAAAAGCACATGACACATACACAttaaaaagtgatttttttttaactCAAGTTATTTTTGTTGAACAAATCAAAGGAGAGAAAATCTTGAATCACAAGGgaaaaaaaattcatatttatAAATCATTAATCAAAGTTACATTAAATACTGAACAAACCTATATTGACATTTCTcaatttccttcttttttcaacCTGCCTTTTGCCTCACTCATTTGTTGGATTATTCATCACATAATAAATAGTCTttctaccaaaaacaaaaaaaaatgctactgtatattactacaataataaCATATACAGTATGTTCTCACAGTgtggaatttggaaaaaataaCGTGTATGCAGATCTTAACCCTAACTTGCGAAAGTAAAGAGAttatttctgatagaccctcggcttaagaGAAACAATTCACATCAtgtttgaaaaagaagaataatagtAAAGAAGCaatgttaaaaataataaatgcaagaacaataacaacatcaaaataacaaATCAATAGGTAATAATAAAGCCAACATAAGATAAATAATAGGTAATAATAGAAAACGAAGGCTAAGATAATACTAGAATGATATGTAATCAGTTCAAAGTATGACATGTAGGAAaacttttatttcaatttgagATATCATTAGTCCAATTGATTTTGTTTTAATCTAATTGAAAGTGACCTTATTAGATTCAGTACATGTTATTGACAAAATCATACACATACTAATTATTAGTACAAATTGGGACCTTTATTGAACAATCTATTCACTTACCAAACTAGGACCAACAGATGGCAATGGCTAATTTGCTACCGACACAAATAAACATAATGGAGAAAATAATTACAAGGACATGAAAATTAAGTAATTTAATgcataaaatatataataattaatatcaatcagaaaaaaaaacaagaattgatggattaTATTGACAATCTTCCACCGAAGTCCGAACCTCATTGGTTTTTTATTAGTAACAAATAACATCATAAAAATACttataaaagaaataatataaaacaaaaaagtGTTTAGCAACCTCCTAGATTGGAAAAAAAGACAGCGCATGTTGTACAGCTATTTATAGACAGGGACACAAATGTCAATATCTCTAAACAAAGGTCCATCTTTGTATTTTCAAGCCCCTAAATCTCCACTCTGCTTTAGCACTCCTTTTTTATTAGCAACTACTAATACAACGTAAAGCGTGCATGGGAATACAACATATTTAGTTTAATTATACTTTAATCTTTCTAATAATATACTATTATTTATTATATCAAAACTTAAGAAAGTGCATTCATTGAGATGAGTCTTAGTTAAATCATAAGTTTACTTTCTAAAGAAATACTAgtacatttttttaaattttaactaTCTAATTAAAATTCATTGGTCGAGTTAATTGAATTAGAAGGATCTTTAAAAGGAGCAAATCCTGTACtttttaaagattttctttaTCCAAAACTAAAACTTAAGGGATGGAAAATTATTGTCCCTTCATCGCATTTATCATAGGCATTTTCAAACGCTATCGAACATTTAAGAAGAGGTCCTTTGGTTGTCGGTTTGGTTGCCGATTAGAGTTATGCATGTATTAGTTATGCATGAATAAGTGATGCAGAGATTAGTTATGTAGGTATAAGTTATACATGAATTAGTTACgtattgattattatttttgaatatttGGTTTGTTGTATTAGAAATTGatataaattatataaattttaaagtAAAATACTTATTTACTGATTTTGTCTCTAATAGATTGAGAAGAGGAAGAGCCTAGCAGTGATAGCATCAATATCTTCATGCTTGTTCTCCAAATGATTTGATATAAATCAATCTATAGAAGGACGCATTTATGTGTAAAATGAAAGGGGTAAATTTATCATTTcaatattttaattattaatacatgtattaattattCCATCTTCTATCTCgcataaaataatacatagattgactcataacttatacatgtattaTTTATGTAGAATTATAAAATGACAACCAAATATGATATTAGTTATGCTGAATTTTGTACAAAATAACTGACGGCTACCAAACATTGCATAAGTTATGTTGCCCTAATATATGAATAATTTTTCTCTTAACCAGCTACCAAACGAGGTCACTATATCTAAATTTTGAACTCGAGATATCTAATTAAAGTAGGCGAAATCTTAATCATCTTATTTAAAATACTCTTTGTAAGACAAATGTCATTATAAATACATAATAATATGTCCTTTTTTGTCTTTTCAAATCCCCACTCTCCACTTTCCAATTTCTATCACCTCCTTTTCCACTCCATTAGCTACATTACACTTTCACACTCCAAACCCACACTCTCCTCTTTCTTCACAGCTTCACTTTGGATTCTTATTCTCTAAAAAATGGGTTCTCGAACCGGGTCGCACCAGCTAAGCAACGGGTTAATCGTCTCGGGCCGACCCGAACAACACAAGGAAAAACAACCCACAGTCGCATCTCGTGCCGTTCCTTACACCGGCGGCGACGTTAAAAAGTCCGGCGAGCTTGGAAAAATGTACGGCATCGATTTCTCAACTGGGGACCACCTCCACCCTCTTGGGGGCCCGCCAATTCTGaggccttcatcttcttcacagCATAATAGTGGATCCGGACCCGTCAGATCCGGGCCTAACTCCGGCCCAATTCCGAAAAGATCCTCTTCCTCCGGTTCCGGTCCAATAATGACACCAATTCAGCCCACCGGTCTCATTACCTCCGGTCCGTTGAGTTCCAGTATTGGTCGACGGTCCGGCCAGCTCGAACCGGCCGGTTCGTTTAAGAAAGTAGTCTACGGTTCAGCCGTTACGAGCTTGAGCGATGAAATTAAAATGGGTTTTAGGGTTTCAAGAGTGGCAATGTGGGTTTTACTTGTTGTGTTACTAATGGCTTTAATGGCGGGTGCTTTTGTGATGGCGGCAGTTAAAAAATCGGTGATTTTAGTGGGTGTAGGTGGAATTTTAGCGCCAATTTTGGTGATTTTACTGTGGAATTATGGCTATAAAGAACGAGGCTTGGTGGGTTTTTTAAGAAGATTTCCTGATGCTGAGCTTAGAGGTGCTGTTGATGGACAGTATGTGAAGGTTACTGGGGTAATTTTACACTCATATGCACATTTTGTATTTTAGCTGGCATATATAAATTATAAATtgtgaattttaaaattaaagtccTTTTAAATATAAAGAAGTAAGTATCATTTTTTGTTGGAACAGAGTAAAAAGTAAAGTGTATCAAGaagaaatattattttaattctgGAATTTGATTTCCTATTAATTTTGTTTGGTGATGTTGAAATGTATATTCTATTTTTTTAGTTCATGATTTTGTCATTAGGTGGTAGTTATGGTTGTTTAGTAGGATGGATTTTTTGGATGATACTCCCTCCGGTTTAAAATTTGGTTCAAATCAGTGACTTTTTTAAAAAGCAAGAAGGTATTAAACATTTTCCCAAATTTACCCTTGTCTAATAAATGATTTGAACAAATTCATAGTCTTCCAATGCTAATGTATTTATGTTGAGGAGAGATAAATGTTAATTTAGTCAAATAACCGTCATAATAAATGTAATTAAGTGATCTTCTTATTGGTGTGTCAAAACCTTAAAAATCACTTATAGTGGAGTGGAGTAAGTAGTTTTAAGATTGTCATTTGCCATATTGTCCTTGAAGTGAATGACCATGTGTGTGAATGACTTTGAGTGTGCTTGTGGGTGGGATATTTCTTAAGCTTTGACTTTGACTGTCACTTAAATTATGCTTAAGGAAAGGTTAAAGCACATAGCTTTATGTGGTGTTTTAGTCTTGTGAAATGTTGGCTGCTGAGTATTGTGATTTGAAGTTGCTCTGAACATTTTCCTTTGATTCTTAATGTGGAAGAGTTGCTTTAGAAAGGGGAAAATGGAAAGATGAATGGGAAGgaaaatatgatataataagtGGATATGTACTGGCTGCTGATGTGTATAtactttgcatttttttttataaGTTACTTCCATTGCAGCTTTTAATTAGTTACTTCAAAAGTTATTTTTTAATAAGAGGGTAGAAGTTAGAACTACCTTCCTGATATTTCATTACCTATTCAACAGAGAAATAACTTTTATATCTTTTTGTATCTTATAAGTTTATTTGTGGCAAcctttcctttctttttgtcttttcatttgaTACTATAAAATGCGTGCTGCTTCTCATCTCCGTCCTTTTAAATGTAGTGTTCAGGTTCTTATTATCTCTTGGTTTCGTTTAGTCCTCCTTTGTGATTCCTATCCTACCTAATACAGGGAGAACTTATGCTTCTTTCTTGTCCTTACTAACCGTATAGCCATTTGCATCCTTGAACATGATATTATGGCATGGTCTATCTTGACCGACTCTTATACTAATAGATAACTAATGCCCTGACGTTGTTAGGACCATCCAATTTAAAGTTTTCTCATGTAAATTTATCAAATTTACAACATAGTGACAAGTGTTGTCTAATAGTTGGACTGTCCAATTACAGTACAACTATTTCTCTCTTTATCCAGTTTTATCTcaagaataaattaaataaaatttaaatataagaAAGTTAAGTACATTTGAATCCACATGACTGGAAAGTGAGTATTTGAGCTTGTTATCATATATAGGCAACCTCGGAAGATTCATTCTTTTATTCCCAATCTAGATTCTTTTAGTATAAAGGCAAGCTTGGAAGAGAAATCATATTCTAGTCTAAAATTGAGATTATAATTTAAGTTATCCTTTCCCAATAACCTGATGGAATGAATGTATAGGAATTATTATTGCATTTGTATAACCCCCTCATGTATGGACATTTGCTGAATTCGATCCAGCCTGTTCCccagaaaagggaaaaaaggaacCCTCCAAAAGTGCCATACCAAAAAGTGGACAACTACTTTTCTTTATACAAACAGAGTAAAATAAGGAGAACAAAGTTAGCTTTTAATGTGGTAATCAAATTATTGTATAGCATTTGCGTTAATTATAGCATTTGAGTAAAATCTAGATAAATATCTACTGTTTTAAATTGTTGCTACATTAAGCTAATCCGTTTACTGTGGCTTCGTCGTTGAGTTCTTACTAACACTACCCTCATGAGGTGTAAATAATGCTTGAACGGGGACCGTCCTTATTAGCATTCTTCAAGTCGTGTAATAACACCTTTACCTTGCCCCGGTGGGAGGTAGCATGAAAAGTGACCGTGCACACAAGCTTGCCCGCACACGGTACACTGCcgttataaaaaaaaaaggtcgTGTAACACCTGTAAAGCTGATGGTATAGTCAAGAAGTCGCTAAGATATTCTGATAACTGTATTGGTTGCTAACCTTTAGGATTATATGCCTCATTTATAGTTTCCAAGAACTAAATCCACCTTGAAACTATCatcctta harbors:
- the LOC107798930 gene encoding putative membrane protein At1g16860, with product MGSRTGSHQLSNGLIVSGRPEQHKEKQPTVASRAVPYTGGDVKKSGELGKMYGIDFSTGDHLHPLGGPPILRPSSSSQHNSGSGPVRSGPNSGPIPKRSSSSGSGPIMTPIQPTGLITSGPLSSSIGRRSGQLEPAGSFKKVVYGSAVTSLSDEIKMGFRVSRVAMWVLLVVLLMALMAGAFVMAAVKKSVILVGVGGILAPILVILLWNYGYKERGLVGFLRRFPDAELRGAVDGQYVKVTGVVTCGSIPLETSFQQIPRCVYASTELLEYKGCGGKSAHPRQRCFSWGRRHSEKHVADFYISDFQTGLRALVKAGYGAKVAPFVKPITVVDITKSNRELSPNFLRWLADRSLSSDDRVMRLKEGYIKEGSTVTVMGVVRRQENVLMIVPPAEPISTGCQWTRCLLPTYVEGLILTCDDIQNADVIPV